The segment GACGACCGGCTACGACCAGCCGCTCGAGTCGTCGTGGGACAAGGGCTTCGACGAGCTCAAGTCCCTGAATTCGTCGGTGTACCAGAAGGGCGTCTACCCCAACGGCAACAACCAGGTGCTCGAGCTCCTCGGGACCGGCAACATCGAGATGGCTCCCGTCTGGAGCGACCAGGTGATCACGGCGCAGGCGACGGGGACGCTCCCCAAGACCGTCAAGTACGCGCAGATCAGCGACCCGTCGTTCACCGGCAGCGCCTCGTACCTCGGCATCCCGAAGACGGCGGCCCACAAGACCGTCGCCGAGAAACTGGCGAACTACGTGCTCTCGGCCGAGGGCCAGGCTCTCATCGCCAAGACGATCGCGGGGTACCCCGTCATCTCGCTCGAGAACGTCTCGCAGGAGACGCGGGCGACGTTCTCGTCGGCCGACCCGTCGAACCTCCGCCCGGGCTACTACAGCGAGATGGCGTCCGACATGAACAACCTCTGGGACGCCAAGGTGCCCGGACAGTGACCGCCCTCCGATCCGGCACCTCGCCGCGGATCGGCACCGCGCGGCGGGTCTCCCCCGAGGCCCGCCGCGCCGGCGTCGGATTCGCGCTCGCCCTCCCGCCCGTCCTCCTGCTGGCCGTCTTCGTCGGGATCCCCGTCGTGCTCGCGATCGGGTTCAGCCTCGGTCACACGGGCGGCCTCAACGACACGATCGCGTCGATCGGGATCGGCACCCGGCGTTCGACGACCTGGTGGGGAACCCTCCAGGCCTACGGCGACGTCTTCGCCGACCCGAGGTTCCTCCGCGATCTCGGTGTCACGATCGTGGTCACCGTCGTCTCGACCGGGGCGACCCTGCTCCTGGCGGTCGGGATCGCCCTCAATCTCCGCCTCCGGGGCGGGAGGCTCGCGACCGTGTTCGCCGGACTCGCGGTCGTGCCGCTCTTCATCCCCGTCGTCATCGCGTCCTGGGCGATCCTGACGTTCTACGCGGGCGACGGCTTCGTCCGAACCCTTTTCGCGCTGGTCGGGCTCGAGGGCCCGACCTGGGGCTACACGACCGTCGCGGTCGTGATCGGCTCGGTCTGGACAAGCCTGCCGTTCGCGACGCTCATGGCGACGTCCGGAGTCCAGTCGGTCCCGGACGCCATGATCGAGGCGGCGAAGGACGCGGGGGCGGGGACACCGGCCATCATCCTGCGCATCCTCGTCCCGCTCGCCGGCGTCCCGCTCATCATCGCGACGACATTCACGGCCATCGGGATCCTCGGCTCGTTCACGGTCCCGTACTTCACGGGCCCGAACGCCCCCTCGATGCTGGGCGTCGACATCTCGAAGTACTTCCAGTCGTTCAACCACCCGCAGCAGGCGATCGTGATGGCCGTCGTGGTCTTCGTCCTCGCCTCCGGCATCGCCTTCTTCTACGTGTGGGCGAACTTCCGGTCGGCCAAGAAGGAGGGACGGATCTGATGCGCGGCGTCACCGTCTCGCGCGGTCTCGTGACCGCGATCCTGTTCGCCCTCGTGGCGGTCTTCATCCTGGGGCCCCTCGTCTGGCTGGCGGCGCACGCGTTCGCGACCTCGTGGACGTACCCGAACCTCCTCCCGGACGGGCTCACCCTCCACTGGTGGTCGGTCGTCTTCGGCGATGCCCAGCTCGGCGCGGCCGTCACGAACTCGCTCTACTTCGCCCCGCTCACGGTGGCCGTCTCGGCGGTCGTCTGCCTTCCGGCCGCGTACGCGTTCTCGCGGTTCGACTTCCCCGGGCGTCGCGTGTTCCTGATCGGGCTGTTCGCGACCAACGCGTTCCCCAAGATGGGGCTGTTCGTCGCCATGGCGTCGCTGTTCTACGGCCTGCACCTCATGAACACGGTGATCGGCATCGTCATCGTCCAGTTCATCGGGACCGTGGTCTTCATGACGTGGATCCCGGCGGCGGCCTTCTCGTCGGTGCCCCGCTCGCTGGAGGAGGCCGCGCAGGATGCGGGCGCCGGCCGGCTGCGCACCTTCCTCTCCGTGACCCTCCCGATGGCCCTCCCGGGGATCCTCGTCGCCGTGCTGATGTCGTTCCTCGCCTCGTTCGACGAGGCGCAGGGCACCTACCTCGTGGGCGCTCCCGTCTACATGACGATGCCCACCGAGATGTACACGCTGGTCCTCAACTACCCCAAGCAGGTCGCGGCCGTGTTCGCCATCCTGCTCTCGATCCCCTCCGTCGCCCTGCTGCTCGTCGCCCGGAAGTACATCATGGGCGGGCGACTCGCCGAGGGCTTCCAGATCCGATAGGCACGTCATGACCCTCTCCACTCCCGCTCGCGTCCGCCCGCGACCCGAGACCGGCGGCGCACCGGCCGGGCTGCCGGATCCTGCCCCCGGCCTCCGCATCTCCGGCCTGTCGAAGGTCCTCGGCGGACGCACCATCGTCGACTCGCTGGACCTCGACCTGGCCCGGGGCGAACTCGTGGCCCTGCTCGGCCCCTCGGGCTGCGGCAAGACGACGACGCTCCGCATGATCGCCGGCTTCCTCCGGCCCGACACCGGATCGGTCGCCATCGATGGGC is part of the Frondihabitans sp. 762G35 genome and harbors:
- a CDS encoding ABC transporter permease, which translates into the protein MTALRSGTSPRIGTARRVSPEARRAGVGFALALPPVLLLAVFVGIPVVLAIGFSLGHTGGLNDTIASIGIGTRRSTTWWGTLQAYGDVFADPRFLRDLGVTIVVTVVSTGATLLLAVGIALNLRLRGGRLATVFAGLAVVPLFIPVVIASWAILTFYAGDGFVRTLFALVGLEGPTWGYTTVAVVIGSVWTSLPFATLMATSGVQSVPDAMIEAAKDAGAGTPAIILRILVPLAGVPLIIATTFTAIGILGSFTVPYFTGPNAPSMLGVDISKYFQSFNHPQQAIVMAVVVFVLASGIAFFYVWANFRSAKKEGRI
- a CDS encoding ABC transporter permease, coding for MRGVTVSRGLVTAILFALVAVFILGPLVWLAAHAFATSWTYPNLLPDGLTLHWWSVVFGDAQLGAAVTNSLYFAPLTVAVSAVVCLPAAYAFSRFDFPGRRVFLIGLFATNAFPKMGLFVAMASLFYGLHLMNTVIGIVIVQFIGTVVFMTWIPAAAFSSVPRSLEEAAQDAGAGRLRTFLSVTLPMALPGILVAVLMSFLASFDEAQGTYLVGAPVYMTMPTEMYTLVLNYPKQVAAVFAILLSIPSVALLLVARKYIMGGRLAEGFQIR